The following is a genomic window from Manihot esculenta cultivar AM560-2 chromosome 9, M.esculenta_v8, whole genome shotgun sequence.
TTGCGATCGCATGCCCTGTATGTTCCGCGTGCTTTCCATTTCCATTTGAAACGACAGTTGGAGAGGATGGCAATTTTTCGATTATGGATGTAAGAGGAGAATCCAGTTCTTCCAGTTCTTCGTCACTGGTATATCCTTTCCTCTGCACAGCAGATACATTTCTGGACAGCTGAGATCTTGATCCTACCTCTGCAACTTTTTCTGCTACATCAGCAGATGATGGTGGTGTGTACATAACTGGGGCAGCTGTATAAGGGAAGTTTCGTGCAGATTCTCCGGATAATCTCCGCTCCACAATACTCTAAAACAAGCAATGAACAGAACAGAATAGATTTTTGCGTCAGTTCTTCAATTCTTCAAGTAGCAACAGTTTTCTTTAGTGTGCAAATGTGGATCCCATTTAGGGCAAAGCAAAATCATACCTCTGCATTCAGAGCCTCTAATAAATCTCCAGGGACAGCATCTGGACAGAATTCGTCTGGAGTAAAGTTGCAGAGAATCCGCTTAACTAATGAGAGACTTATTGATGGGCACACCTTTGAAATGTGAAGAGGGAGAAGCAAGTCAGAAATTCAATCTATTtaagaagggaaaaaaaatgtGTATTTTTTCATCTAGATATATGCCATGATTTTCAAATCAACCTCCTTTCTTATTGATCGATCCATAAGCATGTCTTTTGGAAGCATCAAAAGATCACTCAAGTCGTTCAGAAGATGGAAAACTTTAGGTTTACCATCTTGCctgtcatcatcatcatcactgCCGTGCTTGTCTTCTTTCAAGGAATCATCCGCATCCATGCCAAACATATCAGAAAGCAATCTGGACCAAGTACCAACCTGAAAGAGAATATCTCACATATTTTATTTCCAGAATCATTGTAGCAATGTCATTTGAAATGGATCAGAGATGCAATCAGTAAATTAGCAAATACTCAAGGCGACATGCACCAAAAAtcgattttttcttctttcccaTTGCCAATTATTCTATTAATCTACACATCCTAGAAACAGTAGAAATATGTGACCATgaaatttattgttttttacACTACTTTTTTGCACTGTGAATACTTACAGAATTTTTCAATTGTGCACCAGAACCAAAACTCAAGTCCCCAGCTGGGATAGGCAGAACCTTTGGATCTAAAATAGGATCTGAGACAGGATCAGTTGGGATCTCATGTGCTGACTCGCGCAATATAGCATTAAACATTGCTACATCTAGTCTGGCAACACAGTGCTCCATAACCTGATCAAGAAATAATATCTAATCAGCTAACAGAAGCAAAGAGTTGATAAGAAAGTTTACCAAATTAGAATCCACTAAATAATAGTTGTCTACCATTGGATATTTCAGGACACAATTACAATGCCATGCCTGTGTAACCACAGAAATTGAATATACTGGTGAgtagaaaaaatgaaaaaatatggaGCATATACCATTTGTGCTATGATAGGCAAGCAACCACACTCATGGCCTCCTGCTCTAACAGGGCAAAGCCGTTGAAATGCGTCTCGAAATGCATTCTTCCAAAGGTTGACAGAAAAGCTTCCTTGCTGCTGATCCCCCAAGGCTGGTCCCAACAACCTTCCAAACGACTTATTGGAGGACAAATTTCCACTTGGTGATTGCATATGTGGAGTCAAAGCCTGAAAACATGAAAAAACACATTCAAGACTTTTACAAGGACTACTTAGAAGCAATAATCTTACTGAACCTTTTCATGGTACTAAATACAAAAACTAATATGATCTAGATCAACTAGAGTATCTTTTTTAACAATTGGCGCATTGcagttagagaaaaaaaaatgaagtcaCAGCCTTGAGTCAATTTTACCAACTAAAAATTTGGAGAGACGGTTTGCCTGATTACTCTGACTAGATGATGTATGTTCTCAAAAGCATCAAAATAAATAGTAACTCATAATAGCTAGTCTTTACCTGCCACCATACTGACTCCACTATTCGAGAAAATATCCATGATTCAACTTTTTCTAATGCAGCTGTGTATGTTCCTGTCTCTTGCCAATCGTCCACAAGCTGCAAAAAACCATTAGCCTGTTTACTTCCAGAACCACCCTTCCATTTAAGTGTCATCGTCTTTCCTTCACTTTTCTTGCTACCTCCATTGGACTCAGCAAACCTTGCAAGTGGGTTTGGGTGACGTGAACTTCCAAATGCCTGACAAATGATCTCCCTCAGCACAATGGTGTTGGACAACCAGAAGGTTAACCTTAACATGcaaaagataatatttttagGCTACAACAACTGGGAACAACAATATAAAACAGCTTTGTCaaaaacatatgataatttACTTGCCTCGGAACATCATTACCACAGGACTTGGCAATCAAAACAAGTCCTGATACACTGTTTTTTGCAATTGTAGCACGCTTATCTTGAGTCCAATTCTTACAAGCATGAATGTAGAGTCTAGAAAGGCGTCGAGCAGGAGTATGCACCTTATGTGCTGAGCTCCCATGCTCTGGTACTACAGAATATAATGAAACTTCAAGAGCAGCAACTTCCCTGAGCTCCTCTTCAAGTTTCCCAATTCTCACTTCCATCTCTTCAATTCTTTGATTTAAAACTGCCTCATCCTCATGTTCACCATTTTCTTCAGCATCAACAGTTTCATTGTCACTTGCAATACTCTGAGTACCATTTGAGGCCTCATCCAAAACATCTAATCCTTTTATATCTTCAACAGGCTTATCATCAGAAACTCCTTCAGAAGAATCTGATGAAGCTTTAGTAGGAACTTTCATATCTTTAGAATTTTTATCCAAAGAATTTTTGCTACCAACTCTAGATGATGCTTTATTTGATTTTGCAGGTTTCTTAGGAGTGCTATTTGCTGCTTTGGTTTGAGATTTACCAGTTCCACTATCAGATCTCACTCTTGATCCACGAGAACTTTCTGAGGAATCCTTGTTGCTAACACTTTTAGGTACTCTTGAAACTCTTTCTACTTTCTCATCATCAGCTGTCAATGAATCCCCCtgagatgatactgaatcttttATTGTCTCAGTATCTGATTCCTCTTCCTTACCCTGCTTAGGTTCTTTCTCTAGGTCACTCAAACGATCATCTAAGATCTCATTCTGGTTGACTTTTGCAATCTTGGCATTGGCTTTTGGATCTTGAGGTGCCTCCTCAGACCTGTTGACATCATCCACATAATGTATAACCAAGTTTTCATAAACTTCAGAGGGCTCTGAGCCCGTGTTGGGATCACTTACTAAAGTACTGGAGTCTGATTTAGCATGCAAATGCTTAGAATCATTTTCCTTTCCACTCAATGTTTGATGTGGTTTGCGGTCTCTCTTTTCAGTTTTTCCAGATCTCTTTGATTGGCTGTTATTTGGAGTTCTCCTCTTATCAGTCTCTTTCATACTTCAGTTGTTTGACCTCTTCCAAAATCCAAATATAATCAAATGAATATGCAACCTGTTGTGAAGAGGAAAAAAAGGAGTTGATATCCTCACTAGAATTCCGATAAATGCCAATACTAGATGAACTAGTTCATGCATTTTCACCTATCAAGTGCTCACTACCTGAAATTTTAACATTCTACAAAACTTGTTCTGCCCGTTTACTTTGTTATTGAAATGTTCCAAGATTGAGTGTGCAAACACAATTTGGTGCACTAGGTAACAAATTAAACCAAACGCATTATCTCtactttatgtagttttaggaGGACGCTTAATATGTAACAATCATTAACCGGGCCTCAGAACTATTTCAAGACTAACCACTTATTGTTGAAATATGCAGCATCAGCGCCCATAACAcattaaattatatgaaaaataactaCGGGAGGGGAAGCAAAGGATACAGTTGATCTGGCAGGACCATGGcaagaaaactgaaaaacttCAGAGCTGTTTATCTAGTGACACTTACAATAAGGATCTTTAGCTTTTAAAATCTAAAGTGCAAGGTGAAAAAAGATGATGGTCCTAGAACCATTTATGGGATGCCCTCACTGCTATATGTAGAAGCCATAAAAACAGGACAAACAAGAGCAAAATAACAGTCGCAGGAATCATGAACAAATGCTCGCTACAGTAGACAATAACCAAAAGTCACACCACTTACTAAAAGTAACAAACAGATAAATCAACTTAACCTTGGTGGCTGATTAGCGGTTACACTATCTCTACAAATGGAATAAAATCAGAGAGAATATATCATGTGGAGGCAAATATAAGTGGGAAGGAAAAAGGTCAACTGTGGAAAAGCAGCAAGTAGTTCAAAGGACGTGTTTTACTATTAAATCTTCTGGGACACATACAATTGCCAGCCATGAAACCAGAGGCAGATATacaataaatgttaaaaatttacaaattaagAAAAAAGCATGGAAATCTACAGTTTCTAAGCGACAGCTGGAGCTCATTTAACAAAATCTTTGGATGTACAATCAAATGGTAATAGTTGCaagcagtttttttttttaaaaaaaaaaaaagaaagaaaaataaaagcatCTAACGGATTCTCATTGGGAATCAAACCGTCTTTCTAATCTTAGCATCTCAATTACCAAATGAAACTGGTTCAAAAATCAGATCTATCAAAAAATGGCAGTTACCAAGCATTCAAGTAAAAAAACCTGAAAAATCTACCTGAAACCAAAATATGAAGCTTAAAAACAAACCTGGAAACTGAAAAACAAAATTGAGCTCAAGCAGAAAGCAAAAGGAAAGAAAACAAACACCACCAGAATACTGCAATacacaaaattttcaaattacagaatccaaaaagaaagagaaaactcAAACAGAGAAAGACAAGATCTCATCAAATGAAATCTAgcaccaaaaagaaaaagattccaATCTTTAGAtcaaaaaaaattctcaaaacaAGCCAAAAAATCGCAGTTCGCTTCGTGTTGTCAATTCACTAGCTGTTTCTTAGCCACAACAGAAGCAAAAAAACGACAAAACAACAGTAAATAAAACgacagtaaaaaataaaataaaagaagcaaaAAGTGAACTCACTGCAGCTTTTTGCTCTGCTTCGAATACACCAATGAAGCttctgaaagaaagaaaaatgcaaGTAGAAGAAGACAATCTTCGGGACCAACacttctttctctctctaaaaTTACACTGAAGTGAAGTGGAAACCTCCTTCTTTCTCTGAGCAGAGAGTGCGGGAAGATGATGGCATTTAAAAGGTACTGGTTTCTGTACGATGGAAGAAAGAGGATGGAGTTGTGACCGGAAGAAGCTGTCGGTGGGAGGAAGTTGTGACCGGGAATAGCCGGTTAATTTTGAGCGCGTTACGGGTAAGTTTTTATTGGTATACCTAAACTGCCATTATTGGGTTGATTAAATTACCGGAAAGTCGATTTCTGTAGTTTTACTAAAAATAAACCGTTATAGGAACCGAAAGGGCATGATGATATGTGGAAGGTGGGGAGTAAACATCGGCGGTGGTTTTCTGGATTTGATCGACCGAGTGTGATAACTCGGAACTGGGTCACTATGCGTGTAGATTCAACTTCAATGTAGGTGTATACGTCATCATTTATGTTCCTCAAGTCATTTGTCGTTAATGGTGCCAtacttatttttatctttttctcgTAGTTGACGTcataaatactttaattttataagattaaatatttatggaaattcatgtatttattataaatttttattaattttgtatgAATTTCGAtgtaaatattcaatttaataatttttaaaatttccatATAAGATCCGATTTATATTAAACTCGCCTTTTGCTAAATGTCTCATTTTAACTCTCcgacttttatttaaaaacgtAAATAgcattttgattttgattttttgaaaatttgatattttctttattattatggtctgaattttaaatatattttttattaatcaaattataattaaatctgAAAAGTTTCGTATTGTaaacttaattaaataaaaaaaattatattgagaATAGAGGGCGAGGGTCGATAGATCAGAGTTCAAAGCCAAATACTAATTATGCATAGAGTGTGGGGGCAAAGCAGTGGTGGACCTTAGAAAAGGACTGGTAGAGCTTGTCACCtccaaaaattcaaatttttacgataaataaattaaatatgaatttatttttaataaattattatatttagtttcttaatttttaataaacaatCCGTCTATTAATAGATTATTAGTCTATTTTATAGCTATTATTTCCTTGTTCTTATTTTATCAATCCCAAATCATAtatcctttttattttaaaaattataatttattaacttttaacacattatatttaatatatattaaagcctaaaatttactaattttaaaaacaatttaatagtaaaatatgtgtgaatgattattaaaaaaatataattaaaatttattattttgactatattaattatattttttaatttatgtaaaaatatttattagatcTGTTTATTGTGCAATGGAATTGGTGTAATTTTATAATGTAGTAAGAAATTagaaagtttaaaaaaataaataattaataaatacgagttttaatgatattaaattaaatgaaattcaatcggtaaaaaaataaataaaagagaaataggaTTGAGGAGGGTATTTTTGGTATTATGAGTCGTGGAGTGCCAGGCTGTTTTCTGGCTAGATAATATCCACACGTGATGATGCCATAATTGAGACTAATCACTCTAGCCGCATGGACCCTTCCACAGGgttgattaataattaattaattaaattaaattaaattgcttcaatttagttttttatttttattttttaaaattaaataaattacaatttattttatttttgtatcgataaatattttaaaagaaatcgaACTCTTATTATAAGTAGAGtaaaagataattatttttaaaaaaataataaaaagaatattctttatttttcatcataatttttttctcacaaaaaaatgtaaaaaataaaaattacttttacacTTCTCAAATACTTTAAAATtgacatatatatttttttattttaaaaactccatattttgatttttatgtttagaATCTGCCAAGTGGTTGAAGATTATTCCATTGAAAcaatatctatttttaatttgataaaattaaattataaagactaaattatttatttttaaaaatacttaacgTAAACATCAATTTTcacataatttaaatattaaaagtaatatatttaataattttaaagataattaatgaaaaattaaatagaataatcttaaattttataaaattaaattattaaaattttcaaaataaaaatgtaaatattaattttgatgtaTCTTAAGAGAGTAAAAGTAATTTATCCAAAGATGCGACTATTCATTAATGCAAAATTGTACTTGTGCAAGAGGTTTGAGGAGAAATAGGGAAATAGCCGAGTATCTTGGCCTTTCACGTGAAGGTGAAGCTGTCAAAAAGACGAGTTCAAGCATCTGATTTTTTCAGAAATATTTAATGCTCCTTTATCATGagattcacttttttttttttttttattttagtcttttattttattttattttacctgCATTACATAAATGCtattattagtaaaataaaattattaaattttataattaatataactgttaatatgaaaaaaataaatttttaatataagattttataattatatatatataaaaatattaaattaatgcaAAATACAGTAAGAGATTCGATAAAAGCTagatgatatttttaaaattgttgatatcgtagtcttaattatttttaataaacaaaataattcataattaatattgtTAACGAgattcttaaaatatatatatagtttttatttttttataatcttaAATGTATTCAAGTATATTCTTATGAATCttaaacttttatatataaatttattagtatttttttactatcacaatcaaataataaaaagcaatttaaaaaaaaaataattttctacaaaatttattttacatgGAAGTATTTGAGAAACAAATAGAATCTTAAACAAGTTAACACTAAATTGTGCccaaaattcaatttgatttcaatTTCTAGACTCACCTTATGCTAAAACCAAATAAAAACCAAAAATCACCCAACCCCAACcaatttttttgtaaaattactTGAAAGATTAAAACAGAAGCAAACTCTGTGACATCCAAAATGAAAGATCCTATCATTATATGCATTAAAAGTATGGGAGAATATggagaaattattatttaatatttatgatacgaaaaaatttattaatttaatttatcaattttaaaaaatatattaaaaaatttatttaataattagtattttttcttgaaaaatttttgacattttaaaaaatttaatagttagtAATTCTATTagttttaaccattaaatattataaaaaaaatttaaaatgctcttaatacataaaaattaattaataaactttataCAAATAtgatagattaattaataaattttttaaaattataaaaattaaataataaaatatttaataaaaaaataattaataattttttttaaatattaaatattttaatatattttttaaaattaaaaaattaactagtgAATTTCCTACCTAGAAATATT
Proteins encoded in this region:
- the LOC110622744 gene encoding uncharacterized protein LOC110622744 gives rise to the protein MKETDKRRTPNNSQSKRSGKTEKRDRKPHQTLSGKENDSKHLHAKSDSSTLVSDPNTGSEPSEVYENLVIHYVDDVNRSEEAPQDPKANAKIAKVNQNEILDDRLSDLEKEPKQGKEEESDTETIKDSVSSQGDSLTADDEKVERVSRVPKSVSNKDSSESSRGSRVRSDSGTGKSQTKAANSTPKKPAKSNKASSRVGSKNSLDKNSKDMKVPTKASSDSSEGVSDDKPVEDIKGLDVLDEASNGTQSIASDNETVDAEENGEHEDEAVLNQRIEEMEVRIGKLEEELREVAALEVSLYSVVPEHGSSAHKVHTPARRLSRLYIHACKNWTQDKRATIAKNSVSGLVLIAKSCGNDVPRLTFWLSNTIVLREIICQAFGSSRHPNPLARFAESNGGSKKSEGKTMTLKWKGGSGSKQANGFLQLVDDWQETGTYTAALEKVESWIFSRIVESVWWQALTPHMQSPSGNLSSNKSFGRLLGPALGDQQQGSFSVNLWKNAFRDAFQRLCPVRAGGHECGCLPIIAQMVMEHCVARLDVAMFNAILRESAHEIPTDPVSDPILDPKVLPIPAGDLSFGSGAQLKNSVGTWSRLLSDMFGMDADDSLKEDKHGSDDDDDRQDGKPKVFHLLNDLSDLLMLPKDMLMDRSIRKEVCPSISLSLVKRILCNFTPDEFCPDAVPGDLLEALNAESIVERRLSGESARNFPYTAAPVMYTPPSSADVAEKVAEVGSRSQLSRNVSAVQRKGYTSDEELEELDSPLTSIIEKLPSSPTVVSNGNGKHAEHTGHAIANARYELLREVWSAGM